A single window of Terriglobales bacterium DNA harbors:
- a CDS encoding DUF6600 domain-containing protein, with protein sequence MKSYLGILAGILLVITGTAFAGDPVRLQPGVARVSLIHGDVTLQRGDSKDWVAATLNTPVVAGDQIATGVRSRAEIQLDYANVVRLGENSTVKIADLTRTRIQVQVGMGLANYSVLRGSEADAEVDTPNIAVHPVRDGRYRIEVNSETETEVIVRDGEAEITTPQGSTRVPSGQMITVQGTTNPQYQTVDAPRKDDFDSWNSDRDHLIARAESWRHTDRYYTGSEDLDVYGHWQSVPDYGSVWIPAQGPDWAPYRDGRWVWEPYYGWTWVSYEPWGWAPYHYGRWFLYSGSWCWWPGPVRLYPAYYPLWAPAYVSFFGFHHGGFGFGFGFGHIGWLPIGPGDGFYPWYGRHVNVVNVTNITNITNITNVRNVNGVQPLFRGARGISNLHTAMNNPRLLRGVSTMPTEHFGRGAVPRGQQGIDSGEFRQGGVLTGRVPIVPTRASLRPVDRNVNPPANAVRGGNQRFFGTRQPTTSSRPFNQQAAQVQKMIAQSPRTQPMPSGRHPNVSAGRSPATDRGSPPEGTRSGGFRPMGPSGSRNGVDKPLGPSSPQRGAPGTMDRSPASRTSQGQGPTQSEARPGWRSFGEGSGGSMGRGAAPQINRPLNNGAVPRGSSNNQPSEASGSRGPAWHSFSRPNGSTAGQSGESAAPSTMRPSGSGAWNRTGDRVESAPAARGIGQTSGGNSNGWHRFTPSSQSASGGESRGAQPQEFGNRGSGSRVAQPPRSAPSEGSGWQRFTPRSESGGSSSPSNNNSWRSPSSNGGGRPPLDLRQPVVTPRSSSGQGDYGRGGYGRGSYSGSSSGGYSRPQGGYSSGGGYQGGGGPSGGHSSGGGGGGGRQSGGGHPSGGGASHSSGNHH encoded by the coding sequence GTGAAAAGCTACTTGGGAATACTGGCAGGCATTTTGTTAGTGATAACGGGAACTGCCTTTGCGGGTGATCCGGTGCGCCTGCAACCGGGTGTTGCTCGGGTGAGCCTGATTCATGGGGACGTCACCTTGCAGCGCGGTGATTCCAAGGATTGGGTAGCTGCCACGCTGAACACGCCGGTAGTTGCCGGCGACCAGATCGCAACCGGCGTCCGCTCCCGCGCTGAGATCCAGCTCGATTACGCGAATGTGGTCCGGCTCGGCGAAAACTCCACCGTCAAAATCGCCGACCTCACCCGCACGCGCATTCAAGTGCAAGTAGGGATGGGCCTGGCTAATTACAGCGTGCTGCGGGGCAGCGAGGCCGACGCCGAGGTGGACACTCCGAACATCGCCGTGCACCCGGTGCGTGATGGTAGATATCGCATTGAGGTTAATTCCGAAACCGAAACGGAAGTCATTGTCCGCGACGGCGAAGCAGAGATCACAACTCCTCAGGGCAGCACTCGCGTACCCAGTGGGCAAATGATCACTGTACAGGGCACTACCAATCCTCAGTATCAGACGGTTGATGCCCCTCGCAAAGACGACTTTGATAGCTGGAACAGTGACCGCGATCACCTTATCGCGCGCGCTGAGAGCTGGCGCCACACCGATCGCTATTACACCGGTTCCGAAGACCTGGACGTCTACGGGCACTGGCAGAGCGTTCCTGACTATGGCAGTGTCTGGATTCCGGCTCAGGGCCCCGATTGGGCTCCATATCGCGATGGTCGTTGGGTTTGGGAACCTTATTATGGATGGACATGGGTTTCCTACGAGCCGTGGGGTTGGGCGCCGTACCACTATGGCCGGTGGTTTCTCTATAGCGGCTCATGGTGCTGGTGGCCGGGCCCGGTACGGCTGTACCCGGCCTACTATCCGCTGTGGGCGCCGGCTTACGTATCGTTCTTCGGCTTCCACCACGGTGGCTTCGGATTCGGCTTTGGCTTCGGCCACATCGGCTGGTTGCCTATTGGGCCTGGGGATGGCTTCTACCCCTGGTATGGCCGCCACGTAAACGTCGTCAACGTCACCAACATTACCAACATTACGAACATCACCAACGTTCGCAATGTGAACGGAGTTCAGCCGCTCTTCCGCGGCGCACGCGGAATCTCCAACCTTCATACGGCCATGAATAATCCGCGCCTGTTGCGCGGAGTCTCGACGATGCCGACTGAGCACTTTGGAAGAGGAGCAGTTCCTCGCGGTCAGCAGGGAATTGACTCGGGCGAGTTCCGTCAGGGAGGCGTTCTTACTGGTCGCGTCCCCATAGTGCCAACCCGCGCGAGTCTGCGACCTGTAGATCGGAACGTGAATCCTCCGGCCAATGCAGTACGCGGCGGGAACCAGCGCTTCTTCGGAACACGGCAACCGACAACTAGCTCGCGTCCTTTCAACCAGCAGGCAGCGCAGGTGCAGAAGATGATCGCGCAGTCACCTCGCACTCAGCCGATGCCATCGGGACGGCATCCCAACGTGTCTGCGGGTCGTTCACCTGCCACTGATCGAGGTTCGCCTCCAGAGGGAACGCGGTCCGGTGGGTTCAGGCCGATGGGTCCATCTGGCTCTCGCAATGGCGTGGACAAACCACTGGGACCGTCAAGCCCTCAGCGGGGCGCGCCCGGAACAATGGATCGCTCTCCCGCGTCGAGAACTTCTCAAGGCCAAGGCCCCACTCAGTCTGAAGCGCGGCCCGGCTGGCGCAGCTTCGGTGAGGGCAGCGGCGGAAGTATGGGCAGGGGAGCCGCTCCACAAATCAATCGTCCGCTAAACAACGGAGCCGTTCCTCGCGGTTCTAGTAACAACCAACCCTCCGAAGCTTCGGGATCTCGCGGCCCGGCATGGCACAGCTTCTCGCGCCCTAACGGCTCAACCGCCGGTCAATCCGGGGAGTCGGCCGCGCCTTCCACCATGAGGCCCTCGGGCAGCGGGGCTTGGAACCGGACCGGTGATCGCGTTGAAAGTGCACCTGCGGCGCGCGGAATCGGCCAGACATCCGGCGGAAACAGCAATGGGTGGCATCGCTTCACGCCTTCATCTCAGTCAGCATCTGGCGGCGAGTCGCGCGGCGCCCAGCCACAGGAGTTTGGCAACCGCGGTTCAGGTTCTCGCGTGGCCCAACCTCCGAGGAGCGCGCCGTCGGAAGGATCCGGCTGGCAGCGTTTCACGCCGCGATCAGAGTCAGGAGGATCGTCTTCGCCTTCCAACAATAATTCCTGGCGATCACCTTCCTCGAACGGCGGCGGGCGTCCGCCACTCGACCTCCGACAGCCGGTGGTGACGCCGCGCTCATCCTCGGGACAAGGTGACTACGGGCGGGGAGGATATGGCCGGGGTAGCTACTCGGGCAGCTCAAGTGGCGGTTATAGCCGGCCGCAAGGCGGCTATTCTTCGGGAGGCGGATACCAGGGCGGTGGCGGTCCCTCAGGTGGACACAGCAGCGGTGGCGGCGGTGGTGGTGGACGCCAGTCGGGGGGAGGGCACCCTTCAGGAGGCGGAGCTTCACACTCTTCCGGTAACCATCATTAA
- a CDS encoding PilZ domain-containing protein yields the protein MKHLHALIHSRDSQAFQALRPVLEFLGVTAETCTEEERAVQVAMSRHFDGFLVDFASGVAAKAVVSGIRASRSNAVTPIIALVDSSASERWAQEMGVSILFNKPISVSYLRASLRIASLSMAREHLRYFRHHICTPAFISCADRRVLEADTTNVSKEGLGVRLGHPTPLSSTVRVRFQLPGSERVIVDAQGETAWTDGAGRAGIRFKHMPEISRENFQRGLAELNSRATADLALHCF from the coding sequence ATGAAGCACTTACATGCCCTTATCCATTCCCGGGATTCACAAGCCTTCCAGGCCCTCAGGCCAGTGCTCGAGTTCCTGGGTGTAACCGCGGAAACCTGTACCGAGGAGGAGCGGGCCGTGCAAGTTGCCATGAGCCGGCACTTCGATGGCTTCCTGGTTGACTTCGCAAGTGGAGTCGCGGCCAAGGCCGTGGTCAGTGGAATTCGCGCGTCGCGATCAAATGCTGTGACGCCCATCATTGCTCTGGTGGACAGTTCAGCCAGCGAGCGGTGGGCGCAGGAGATGGGAGTCAGTATCCTGTTCAACAAACCTATTTCAGTCAGTTATCTTCGGGCCTCGCTGAGAATTGCTTCTCTATCCATGGCCCGGGAGCACCTGCGTTATTTCCGCCATCATATTTGCACTCCAGCCTTCATCAGTTGCGCCGACCGCCGTGTACTTGAAGCCGACACTACGAATGTCAGCAAAGAGGGGTTGGGAGTACGCTTGGGACACCCCACGCCCCTCAGTTCAACTGTGCGCGTGCGCTTTCAGCTCCCGGGAAGCGAGCGCGTCATCGTTGATGCTCAAGGGGAGACCGCATGGACGGATGGCGCCGGCCGTGCCGGAATTCGCTTCAAACACATGCCTGAAATCTCGCGGGAAAACTTTCAGCGCGGACTTGCCGAATTGAACAGTCGCGCCACCGCCGACCTGGCGCTACACTGCTTCTAA
- a CDS encoding TadE/TadG family type IV pilus assembly protein yields MVSPLRKARSNEAGAELLEFAFVLPLFVGLILAIIWFGQAFNAYETITRAAREGARTALAPTCGSCGNASDPSKVVDAVTTALQASHIDLDALQVYAPSAISCSATLDCSMLDHNIRLCRNIKLNSSSPSSDPQQCGVLVSFGYATPFSFSMNTNVSSVLNLPAVTLKTSVQMAQEQ; encoded by the coding sequence ATGGTCTCCCCTCTACGTAAGGCCCGCAGCAACGAGGCGGGCGCCGAGTTACTGGAATTTGCTTTCGTTCTCCCGCTGTTTGTCGGGTTGATCCTGGCGATCATCTGGTTCGGACAAGCGTTCAACGCTTACGAAACCATTACTCGCGCTGCGCGCGAAGGCGCGCGTACGGCATTGGCGCCCACGTGTGGCTCGTGTGGGAACGCCTCGGATCCGTCAAAAGTTGTGGATGCGGTCACCACTGCTTTGCAAGCTTCTCACATTGATTTGGACGCACTACAGGTTTACGCGCCCAGTGCTATCTCTTGCAGCGCAACCTTGGACTGCAGCATGTTGGACCATAACATCAGATTGTGTCGCAACATAAAGCTCAACTCTTCGTCTCCCAGTTCAGATCCGCAACAATGCGGGGTGTTGGTGAGCTTCGGTTATGCGACGCCATTTTCATTTTCCATGAATACCAATGTCAGCTCGGTATTGAACCTGCCGGCGGTCACACTGAAGACCAGCGTGCAGATGGCACAGGAACAATAA
- a CDS encoding TadE family protein encodes MKEQQSTKTTLRRSGDTHPPKLRSARSKERGSQIVEFAMVLPVFLVFTVAAFDLGGAFTLRDKLANAARDGARLAVRQSTLDLSSAAPPSVNAVANAVLNYLKQAKVIDSACTLSETHPGFWTWTFTGSCPDNLVITIERAYRGSPAVSANGAAVIMSRVTISFPARFYMIHKAIQLIAPGANLPGLFTLTTHSVMNNQV; translated from the coding sequence GTGAAAGAACAACAATCCACGAAAACCACCCTCAGGCGCAGCGGCGATACTCATCCACCGAAGCTGCGTTCAGCCCGCAGCAAAGAGCGCGGATCACAGATCGTGGAATTCGCCATGGTATTGCCGGTGTTTTTGGTTTTCACGGTGGCAGCTTTCGATCTGGGCGGGGCTTTCACATTGCGCGACAAGCTCGCCAATGCCGCGCGCGACGGAGCGCGTCTCGCCGTCCGTCAAAGCACGTTGGATTTGTCATCAGCGGCGCCACCTTCGGTTAACGCCGTGGCTAATGCGGTCCTGAATTACCTGAAGCAGGCCAAGGTCATAGACAGCGCCTGCACTCTCAGCGAAACTCATCCCGGATTTTGGACCTGGACCTTCACCGGGAGTTGTCCCGACAATTTGGTCATCACCATAGAAAGGGCTTATCGGGGAAGTCCCGCGGTATCCGCCAATGGCGCCGCTGTCATCATGAGCCGTGTCACAATCTCTTTTCCGGCCCGGTTTTACATGATCCATAAGGCCATCCAATTGATTGCTCCCGGAGCGAACTTACCCGGTCTGTTTACACTCACCACGCATTCGGTAATGAACAACCAAGTGTAG
- a CDS encoding pilus assembly protein TadG-related protein yields the protein MKPYRFPQAPSKERGSTLLLAAFALVILLGMGALAIDVATLYVARTEAQRAADAAALAGAKVFVDAGCSNDATCDGFKPQARTQAKAVGDANEVFGQLANIADTDVVITDDTRNPQVQVTIRRAVPTFLAGALQRFLGSSGSSSNIVAKATAEAFNPSGSSAQFSSACLKPWIFPNSTPDGKPILTAGGTIADAALIGTSFTWYAGGDASNYRKIKLAPAEDPAQYQPNIETCNPAQHQSGDQMSKLPDNARGTQAGLNDLINSPGQDDINGPPFLVTPGSSNPLVQAGVITTTNRVTTSSSIVSVPLYSSCLGGQCTILGFMQLFIQSYAGDEGEGGGGGSEGGGGGHGGGGGVDGIKATILNIAGSSAVGATPVVGGGASLLPVRLIQNQ from the coding sequence ATGAAACCTTACAGATTTCCGCAAGCGCCATCCAAAGAACGTGGATCAACCCTCCTCCTGGCAGCATTTGCCCTGGTCATACTATTGGGGATGGGCGCTCTGGCCATCGATGTGGCTACTCTGTATGTGGCTCGCACCGAAGCACAACGCGCTGCCGATGCTGCGGCTCTTGCTGGCGCCAAGGTCTTCGTTGACGCTGGTTGCAGCAATGACGCCACCTGTGACGGCTTTAAACCGCAAGCCAGGACGCAGGCGAAAGCTGTGGGTGATGCCAACGAAGTGTTTGGTCAGCTCGCGAATATTGCGGATACGGATGTGGTTATTACCGACGACACTAGAAATCCCCAAGTTCAAGTGACCATCCGCCGTGCCGTACCGACTTTTCTTGCCGGTGCCTTGCAACGCTTCTTAGGGAGCTCTGGCTCTTCCAGCAATATCGTCGCCAAGGCTACAGCCGAGGCATTCAATCCCTCAGGTTCCTCGGCCCAATTTTCCTCTGCCTGCCTGAAGCCTTGGATCTTTCCAAACAGCACCCCCGATGGCAAACCTATCCTTACGGCCGGCGGGACAATCGCCGATGCAGCCCTCATCGGAACAAGCTTTACCTGGTACGCAGGTGGCGATGCATCAAATTATAGAAAGATCAAATTGGCGCCGGCTGAAGACCCAGCGCAATATCAGCCCAACATTGAAACCTGCAACCCTGCTCAGCACCAGTCCGGCGACCAGATGAGCAAGCTGCCGGACAACGCTCGCGGCACGCAAGCCGGGCTCAATGATCTCATCAACTCTCCCGGGCAGGATGACATCAATGGACCTCCATTTTTAGTCACTCCTGGTAGCTCCAATCCGCTCGTCCAGGCTGGTGTCATCACCACCACCAACCGGGTTACTACCAGTTCATCTATAGTTTCAGTCCCGCTCTACAGCTCTTGCCTCGGTGGCCAGTGCACTATCCTAGGGTTCATGCAGCTTTTCATCCAAAGCTACGCCGGGGATGAAGGTGAAGGCGGGGGCGGTGGGAGCGAAGGCGGCGGCGGAGGACATGGTGGCGGCGGGGGTGTTGATGGAATTAAAGCCACCATACTTAACATAGCCGGTTCGAGTGCGGTCGGCGCGACTCCTGTTGTTGGTGGCGGCGCCAGCCTTCTGCCCGTGCGTTTGATTCAGAACCAGTAA
- a CDS encoding YncE family protein, producing MRKQFFAALFTCALFVSPLFAADSGSGYHLLKKVTIGGEGGWDYLTADADARRIYISHGTHVQVVDADNYSVVGDIPDTPGVHGIAVVPSLGRGFTSNGRENTVSIFDLKTLKLIQKVSVGQNPDAIIFDPASGHVFSFNGRSKDATVVDPSKGTVIATIPLGAKPEFAAADGKGNIFVNLEDTSALAKIDSRQNKVQATYNLKPCQEPSGLAMDREHRRIFSGCDNKMMAVTNADTGKVITTLPIGEGVDANGFDPATALVFSSNGEDATLTVIHEDSPDQYKVLDNVKTEKGARTMALDEKTHNVFLVTAKRGPAAPATADNPHPRPSVIPGSFVLLVYGK from the coding sequence ATGCGCAAGCAATTTTTTGCTGCACTGTTCACGTGTGCTCTCTTCGTCAGTCCACTCTTCGCCGCCGATTCCGGCAGCGGCTACCACCTGCTGAAGAAAGTCACCATTGGAGGAGAAGGCGGGTGGGATTACCTCACTGCAGATGCCGATGCCCGACGCATTTACATTTCCCACGGAACTCACGTGCAGGTGGTGGATGCCGACAATTACTCCGTAGTCGGCGACATTCCGGATACCCCCGGCGTGCACGGTATTGCTGTCGTGCCGTCATTGGGTCGCGGCTTCACCAGCAACGGACGCGAAAACACAGTCAGCATCTTCGATCTCAAGACTCTCAAGCTCATCCAGAAAGTCAGCGTCGGTCAGAACCCGGACGCCATCATCTTCGATCCCGCTTCTGGGCACGTTTTCAGTTTCAACGGCAGGAGCAAGGATGCCACGGTGGTTGATCCTTCGAAGGGCACAGTTATTGCAACCATCCCCCTGGGCGCAAAGCCGGAATTCGCCGCGGCCGACGGCAAAGGTAACATTTTCGTAAATCTCGAAGATACGAGCGCGCTCGCTAAAATTGATTCGCGCCAAAACAAGGTCCAGGCGACTTACAACCTGAAGCCCTGCCAGGAACCTTCCGGGCTGGCCATGGATCGCGAGCACCGGCGCATTTTTTCTGGCTGCGATAACAAGATGATGGCGGTCACCAATGCTGATACCGGCAAGGTAATCACGACTCTGCCCATTGGGGAAGGGGTGGATGCAAACGGCTTCGATCCCGCCACTGCTCTCGTGTTCAGCTCCAACGGCGAGGATGCCACACTCACCGTCATTCATGAGGACTCGCCGGACCAATACAAAGTGCTGGATAACGTTAAGACCGAAAAAGGCGCTCGCACCATGGCGCTGGATGAGAAGACCCACAACGTATTTCTGGTGACTGCAAAGCGCGGCCCCGCAGCCCCCGCCACTGCAGATAATCCGCATCCTCGTCCCAGCGTCATTCCCGGAAGCTTCGTGCTACTGGTATACGGAAAGTAG
- a CDS encoding MarR family transcriptional regulator translates to MSSRVKKGTRTSAESRALDTYVKLLRASESVHAAAVRTLAGHNLTPSQFAVLEALYHVGPLCLSDLARKILKTGGNLTMVVRNLEKRGLVIRERGAQDRRYVSVAISDKGKRIMDRAFPQHARRIVQLLGHLSAQEQERLGELCRKLGLAVTGATWAQAPSPVRPSASSAVR, encoded by the coding sequence ATGAGCAGTCGCGTGAAGAAGGGTACGAGGACCTCGGCAGAATCGAGGGCGCTCGACACCTACGTGAAATTGCTGCGCGCCAGCGAGAGCGTGCATGCCGCGGCAGTGCGCACCCTGGCCGGCCACAATTTAACGCCCAGCCAGTTCGCCGTTCTCGAAGCGCTCTACCACGTGGGGCCGTTGTGCCTTTCGGATTTGGCCCGCAAGATCCTGAAAACCGGCGGCAACCTTACCATGGTGGTGCGCAATCTGGAAAAACGCGGTCTGGTCATCAGAGAACGGGGCGCTCAGGATCGCCGCTATGTCAGCGTGGCCATTTCCGACAAGGGCAAGCGCATCATGGATCGTGCCTTTCCACAACACGCCCGGCGGATTGTCCAACTGCTCGGCCACCTCAGCGCTCAAGAGCAAGAGAGACTGGGCGAGCTCTGCCGCAAGCTCGGATTGGCAGTCACCGGAGCCACGTGGGCACAGGCGCCCTCGCCTGTGCGGCCGAGCGCCAGCTCGGCAGTAAGGTAA
- a CDS encoding pirin family protein: MTTIRPADERGHANHGWLDSHFTFSFADYHDRKHMGFRSLRVINEDWVSPGKGFGMHPHRDMEIITYVLQGELAHKDTMGTGSSIRPGEVQRMSAGSGVLHSEFNHSRTEPVHLLQIWILPEENGIEPSYEQKTFPAEEKRNTLRLIASPEGRDGSVTIHQDAELYASLLQKGNTVRHPLEKSRGAWIQVVEGEITLNGTTLKAGDGASIEGEPNVEVRGEADTSEFLLFDLA; this comes from the coding sequence ATGACCACCATCCGTCCTGCCGACGAACGCGGCCACGCCAATCATGGCTGGCTGGATTCACATTTCACCTTTTCATTTGCTGATTATCATGACCGCAAGCACATGGGTTTCCGCAGCCTGCGCGTGATTAATGAAGATTGGGTCTCACCGGGCAAAGGCTTTGGCATGCACCCACATCGTGACATGGAAATCATCACCTATGTGCTGCAGGGCGAGCTTGCCCACAAGGACACCATGGGTACAGGTTCCAGCATTCGACCTGGCGAAGTGCAGCGTATGAGCGCCGGCAGCGGCGTCCTGCACAGCGAGTTCAACCACTCTCGCACAGAACCGGTTCACCTACTCCAGATCTGGATCCTGCCGGAGGAGAACGGAATAGAGCCCAGTTATGAACAGAAAACATTTCCGGCAGAAGAAAAGCGCAACACCTTGCGCCTGATCGCTTCGCCTGAAGGGCGGGATGGGTCCGTAACCATTCACCAGGATGCGGAACTCTATGCCAGCTTGCTGCAGAAAGGAAACACCGTACGCCACCCGCTTGAGAAATCCCGGGGTGCGTGGATCCAGGTGGTTGAGGGCGAGATCACGCTCAACGGCACGACCCTAAAAGCCGGCGACGGGGCTTCAATTGAGGGCGAACCCAACGTCGAGGTCAGGGGTGAAGCTGATACTTCTGAGTTCCTGCTTTTCGACTTGGCGTAG
- a CDS encoding cytochrome c codes for MRKQNCRCTGLSAVVLALNALFVVATAGVLLGQTTTSSTADLRSGEKIFKSGCVACHGPDGTGMAKAIAGFEPPRTFPDFTQCDQTTPEPDTAWKAVITHGGPTRGFSQIMPSFGEALTSEQMDDVIKYLRAFCRNPHWPRGELNLPRALVTEKAFPEKEEVISTAVNAHGAPGVMTHIVHEQRFGIKNQLEVDVPITFEDQNHTWYGGVGDTTIGLKRVMFSTTGSILSLFGGVLVPTGSRARGFGTGTTTFETFAAFDHLFSTNTFIQTQFGAELPRHTQIAPQSVFFNSALGQSFAADHGLGRLWSPMVEFVAARDLVDKAKTDWDTVPQLQVTISKRQHIKADLGLRVPVNNTAGRSTQVMFYILWDWQDGRLNEGW; via the coding sequence ATGAGAAAGCAAAACTGCCGCTGTACTGGTCTCTCCGCGGTTGTTCTCGCACTGAATGCGCTCTTTGTTGTCGCGACCGCCGGCGTGCTGCTCGGACAAACTACGACCAGTTCCACGGCTGACTTGCGATCGGGAGAGAAGATTTTCAAGTCCGGGTGCGTTGCATGTCATGGTCCGGACGGCACAGGGATGGCCAAGGCCATTGCCGGATTTGAACCGCCGCGCACCTTCCCCGATTTCACCCAATGCGACCAGACCACTCCGGAACCGGACACCGCCTGGAAGGCGGTGATAACTCACGGTGGGCCTACCCGCGGGTTTTCACAGATCATGCCATCTTTCGGCGAAGCTCTGACCTCTGAGCAGATGGACGATGTAATTAAGTACCTGCGCGCTTTCTGCCGCAATCCTCATTGGCCGCGAGGCGAATTGAATCTCCCGCGAGCCTTGGTGACAGAGAAGGCCTTTCCAGAGAAAGAAGAGGTGATCTCAACCGCGGTCAATGCGCATGGCGCTCCCGGCGTGATGACCCACATCGTCCATGAGCAGCGCTTTGGGATCAAGAATCAGCTTGAGGTTGATGTTCCGATCACTTTTGAAGACCAGAACCACACCTGGTACGGCGGGGTCGGCGATACCACTATCGGTCTGAAGCGGGTCATGTTTTCGACCACGGGATCGATTTTAAGTTTATTTGGCGGGGTGCTGGTGCCGACCGGCAGCAGAGCACGAGGCTTCGGAACGGGAACCACGACTTTCGAGACCTTCGCCGCTTTCGACCACCTTTTTAGCACGAATACTTTCATACAAACGCAATTCGGCGCTGAGTTGCCGCGTCACACTCAAATCGCACCTCAATCCGTATTTTTCAACAGCGCATTGGGCCAGAGCTTCGCAGCCGATCACGGGTTGGGTCGATTATGGTCGCCCATGGTGGAGTTCGTCGCCGCCCGAGATCTTGTGGACAAGGCAAAGACGGATTGGGATACGGTTCCTCAACTGCAAGTCACCATCAGTAAGAGACAGCATATTAAGGCCGATCTTGGCCTTCGAGTGCCCGTGAACAACACCGCCGGACGATCGACCCAAGTCATGTTCTACATTTTGTGGGATTGGCAGGACGGAAGGCTGAACGAAGGATGGTAA
- a CDS encoding sterol desaturase family protein: MSATDVSATEFRPTEVRKLSANEVTAHALAYGSIKKRNNAMSAMLSGILPAIVLAHYFPTSWQRCVIGVIVGLLWSNAFEYVYHRWLLHCPTTLFGKGHLLHHSSVGTPEEAEHATFGESPVYVMALFVVNGVPAVLGEYFLHTGLVPGLFLGWAIYMIAVEEIHWRFHLGGWLPLGLREARIYHLAHHDIPDGRYNVFFPLFDFLTGNMTPPMDQIQLPAYALNSTEGRRQDLGLATWVRETACITWALILLLDYRFLTGSK; the protein is encoded by the coding sequence ATGTCAGCAACGGATGTTTCGGCCACGGAGTTCAGGCCCACGGAAGTTCGCAAGCTGAGCGCCAACGAAGTGACGGCTCACGCCCTCGCGTACGGATCAATCAAAAAACGTAACAACGCTATGTCGGCGATGCTCTCTGGCATTTTGCCGGCGATCGTTCTCGCCCACTACTTTCCCACCAGCTGGCAAAGATGTGTTATCGGGGTGATTGTCGGATTGCTTTGGTCGAACGCCTTTGAGTACGTCTATCACCGCTGGCTGCTTCACTGTCCCACGACCTTGTTTGGCAAAGGACATCTCTTACATCACAGCAGCGTTGGAACTCCGGAAGAAGCTGAACATGCGACCTTTGGTGAGTCGCCGGTGTACGTAATGGCGCTCTTCGTGGTGAACGGTGTGCCGGCGGTCCTCGGTGAATACTTTCTGCATACCGGACTTGTGCCGGGACTCTTCCTCGGCTGGGCTATTTACATGATCGCAGTAGAGGAAATTCACTGGCGTTTTCATCTGGGCGGGTGGCTTCCTTTGGGCCTGCGCGAAGCGCGCATTTATCATCTGGCGCACCACGATATTCCTGACGGACGTTACAACGTATTTTTCCCGCTGTTCGATTTCCTGACGGGAAATATGACGCCGCCGATGGACCAAATCCAGTTACCTGCCTACGCCCTGAATTCCACCGAGGGCCGTAGGCAAGACCTAGGCTTGGCGACGTGGGTGCGCGAGACAGCCTGCATCACATGGGCGCTGATCCTGCTATTGGATTACCGTTTTCTCACCGGCAGCAAATAA
- a CDS encoding alpha/beta hydrolase yields the protein MRSNSNVTKVTAVPGYIVFCIFLALTAAMDSESILTKSPPPADAKLAYGTDPYQFGEMRLPGGKGRHPVLTFIHGGFWRAKYDLKHAGHLCAALAKSGIATWNLEYRRVGNFGGGWPGTFEDILQGYRFLSQLAARYSLDMNRSLIAGHSAGGQLALCLAAHQRLAVAVISLAGVVDLQQAWDLHLSHDAVAEFLGGSPQRVPKRYEEASPIQLPLGQTPQWLIHGADDDTVPPVMSRHYVEVKRKRGEQANLLQIEHAGHFDLIDPESNAWKQVQETTLQLIQRSGRRHPLSGMPAKP from the coding sequence GTGCGATCTAACTCAAACGTTACCAAAGTGACTGCCGTTCCGGGTTATATCGTCTTTTGTATATTTTTGGCGCTCACCGCTGCCATGGATAGCGAAAGCATCTTGACGAAGTCCCCGCCCCCTGCGGATGCCAAGCTGGCATACGGAACTGACCCATATCAGTTCGGAGAGATGCGGCTGCCTGGCGGCAAGGGGCGACATCCTGTACTCACCTTTATTCATGGTGGCTTCTGGCGCGCCAAGTATGACCTGAAGCACGCTGGCCATCTTTGCGCAGCACTTGCCAAATCCGGCATTGCCACCTGGAACCTGGAATACCGTCGAGTGGGCAATTTTGGGGGTGGCTGGCCGGGAACCTTTGAGGACATCCTCCAGGGCTACCGTTTCTTGTCCCAATTGGCTGCGCGATACTCGTTGGATATGAACCGCTCGTTAATTGCGGGACACTCCGCAGGCGGGCAACTGGCGCTCTGTTTGGCGGCGCACCAGCGCTTGGCGGTCGCTGTCATCTCATTGGCCGGTGTCGTCGATCTCCAGCAGGCGTGGGATTTGCATTTGAGCCACGATGCCGTCGCCGAATTTTTGGGCGGTTCCCCGCAGCGGGTCCCAAAACGCTACGAAGAGGCATCTCCGATCCAGCTCCCACTGGGCCAGACGCCTCAATGGTTGATTCATGGCGCAGATGATGACACCGTTCCGCCCGTCATGAGCCGGCATTACGTGGAAGTGAAGCGCAAGCGCGGCGAGCAGGCGAACCTGCTGCAAATTGAGCACGCAGGGCACTTTGACCTTATTGACCCGGAATCCAATGCATGGAAGCAGGTGCAGGAAACCACCCTCCAGCTAATCCAAAGGTCGGGTCGGAGGCACCCCCTTTCCGGGATGCCCGCCAAACCGTGA